The Brassica napus cultivar Da-Ae chromosome C7, Da-Ae, whole genome shotgun sequence genome has a segment encoding these proteins:
- the BNAC07G11420D gene encoding uncharacterized protein BNAC07G11420D isoform X1 → MACKTILRSVFLSESRRTSSASRCFFFPPSPASVPVHGLFPAPKRLSFSGFASVPDRLPRLNCTNNDQSEQGPPQEAVLKAISEVSKTDGRVGKTTNVIIGGTVADDSAKDWLELDQKVNTYPTERGFTAIGTGGDDFVHAMVVAVESVIDRQIPEDCVKQTLSSKGKYVSVNIGPIRVISSEQVQAVYNAMRRDERMKYFL, encoded by the exons ATGGCTTGCAAAACGATTCTGCGCTCCGTCTTCCTATCGGAATCACGTCGGACTTCCTCCGCGAGTAGATGCTTCTTTTTCCCTCCTTCGCCGGCGTCTGTTCCTGTCCATGGATTGTTCCCGGCGCCGAAGAGACTAAGTTTCAGTGGTTTCGCCTCTGTTCCGGACCGGCTCCCTCGTCTCAATTGCACCAATAACGATCAATCCGAGCAAGGTCCGCCTCAAGAAGCTGTGCTCAAGGCGATTTCAG AAGTGTCGAAGACTGATGGGAGGGTTGGGAAGACTACCAATGTGATTATTGGAGGCACTGTTGCTGATGATTCTGCTAAAGATTGGCTTGAACTTGACCAAAAG GTCAATACATACCCAACAGAGAGAGGGTTTACAGCGATAGGGACTGGTGGAGATGACTTTGTGCATGCTATGGTCGTTGCTGTTGAGTCTGTCATTGACCGTCAAATTCCAGAG GATTGTGTGAAGCAGACATTATCAAGCAAAGGCAAATATGTATCGGTGAATATTGGCCCTATCCGAGTTATCTCGAGTGAACAG GTTCAAGCAGTGTATAATGCAATGAGGAGAGACGAAAGAATGAAATACTTCTTATAG
- the BNAC07G11420D gene encoding uncharacterized protein BNAC07G11420D isoform X2 yields MACKTILRSVFLSESRRTSSASRCFFFPPSPASVPVHGLFPAPKRLSFSGFASVPDRLPRLNCTNNDQSEQGPPQEAVLKAISVSKTDGRVGKTTNVIIGGTVADDSAKDWLELDQKVNTYPTERGFTAIGTGGDDFVHAMVVAVESVIDRQIPEDCVKQTLSSKGKYVSVNIGPIRVISSEQVQAVYNAMRRDERMKYFL; encoded by the exons ATGGCTTGCAAAACGATTCTGCGCTCCGTCTTCCTATCGGAATCACGTCGGACTTCCTCCGCGAGTAGATGCTTCTTTTTCCCTCCTTCGCCGGCGTCTGTTCCTGTCCATGGATTGTTCCCGGCGCCGAAGAGACTAAGTTTCAGTGGTTTCGCCTCTGTTCCGGACCGGCTCCCTCGTCTCAATTGCACCAATAACGATCAATCCGAGCAAGGTCCGCCTCAAGAAGCTGTGCTCAAGGCGATTTCAG TGTCGAAGACTGATGGGAGGGTTGGGAAGACTACCAATGTGATTATTGGAGGCACTGTTGCTGATGATTCTGCTAAAGATTGGCTTGAACTTGACCAAAAG GTCAATACATACCCAACAGAGAGAGGGTTTACAGCGATAGGGACTGGTGGAGATGACTTTGTGCATGCTATGGTCGTTGCTGTTGAGTCTGTCATTGACCGTCAAATTCCAGAG GATTGTGTGAAGCAGACATTATCAAGCAAAGGCAAATATGTATCGGTGAATATTGGCCCTATCCGAGTTATCTCGAGTGAACAG GTTCAAGCAGTGTATAATGCAATGAGGAGAGACGAAAGAATGAAATACTTCTTATAG
- the LOC106425344 gene encoding CRIB domain-containing protein RIC2-like, with amino-acid sequence MKDRIQQFVALPFSLGCSTQSSVAVADTHDQPKKPDQLIKRREESDENGLFQKEDTSIDNNNNNGSANISDKIIRSFKSYEEEREEREAEMEIGFPTDVKHLSHIGVDGTMTTFDVYSTTNSSSFPFAGFHLTAV; translated from the exons atgaaagATCGGATACAACAATTTGTAGCATTGCCATTTTCACTGGGTTGCTCAACGCAATCCAGCGTCGCCGTGGCTGATACTCATGATCAACCCAAGAAACCAGACCAGCTCATCAAGA GGAGAGAAGAAAGTGATGAAAATGGCTTGTTTCAAAAAGAAGACACGAGCatagacaacaacaacaacaacggcAGTGCTAATATCTCAGACAAAATTATTCGAAGCTTCAAGA GTTATGAAGAGGAGAGGGAAGAAAGAGAGGCGGAGATGGAGATAGGGTTTCCAACGGACGTGAAACACTTGAGCCACATCGGAGTCGATGGAACCATGACCACTTTTGACGTCTATTCCACCACCAATTCCTCATCTTTCCCATTCGCTGGTTTCCATCTCACTGCCGTCTGA